In the Mus pahari chromosome 19, PAHARI_EIJ_v1.1, whole genome shotgun sequence genome, one interval contains:
- the LOC110336987 gene encoding arylamine N-acetyltransferase 1 produces MDIEAYFERIGYKNSVNKLDLATLTEVLQHQMRAVPFENLNMHCGEAMHLDLEAIFDHIVRKKRGGWCLQVNHLLYWALTKMGFETAMLGGYVYITPVSKYSSEMVHLLVQVTISDRKYIVDSAYGGSYQMWEPLELASGKDQPQVPAIFLLTEENGTWYLDQIRREQYVPNEEFVNSDLLEKNKYRKIYSFTLEPRVIEDFEYVNSYLQTSPASVFVSTSFCSLQTSEGVCCLVGSTFTSRRFSYKDDVDLVEFKNVNEEEIEDVLKTAFGISLERKFVPKHGELVFTI; encoded by the coding sequence ATGGACATCGAAGCATACTTTGAAAGGATTGGTTACAAGAACTCAGTGAATAAATTGGACTTAGCCACATTAACTGAAGTTCTTCAGCACCAGATGCGAGCAGTTCCTTTCGAGAATCTTAACATGCATTGTGGAGAAGCCATGCATCTGGACTTAGAGGCCATTTTTGACCACATAGTAAGGAAGAAGAGAGGTGGATGGTGTCTCCAGGTTAATCATCTGCTGTACTGGGCTCTGACCAAAATGGGCTTTGAAACCGCAATGTTGGGAGGATATGTTTACATAACTCCAGTCAGCAAATATAGCAGTGAAATGGTCCACCTTCTAGTACAGGTGACCATCAGTGACAGGAAGTACATTGTGGATTCCGCTTATGGAGGCTCCTATCAGATGTGGGAGCCTCTGGAATTAGCATCTGGGAAGGATCAGCCTCAGGTGCCTGCCATTTTTCTTTTGACAGAGGAGAATGGAACCTGGTACTTGGACCAAATCAGAAGAGAGCAGTATGTTCCAAATGAAGAATTTGTTAACTCAGACCTCCTTGAAAAGAACAAATATCGAAAAATCTATTCCTTTACTCTTGAGCCCCGAGTTATCGAGGATTTCGAATATGTGAATAGCTACCTTCAGACATCGCCAGCATCTGTATTTGTAAGCACATCGTTCTGTTCCTTGCAGACCTCAGAAGGGGTTTGCTGTTTAGTGGGCTCCACCTTTACAAGTAGGAGATTCAGTTATAAGGACGATGTAGATCTGGTTGAGTTTAAGAATGTGAAtgaggaagaaatagaagacGTACTGAAAACCGCATTTGGCATTTCTTTGGAGAGAAAGTTTGTGCCCAAACATGGTGAACTAGTTTTTACTATTTAG
- the LOC110336889 gene encoding arylamine N-acetyltransferase 2: MDIEAYFERIGYQNSRSKLDLETLTEILQHQIRTIPFENLNIHCGESMELSLEAIFDQIVRKKRGGWCLQVNHLLYWALTKMGFETTMLGGYVFNTPANKYSTGMIHLLVQVTISGKDYIVDAGFGRSYQMWEPLELASGKDQPQVPAIFRLTEENGTWYLDQIRREQYVPNQEFVNSDLLEKNKYRKIYSFTLEPRTIEDFESMNIYLQTSPASVFTSKSFCSLQTPEGVHCLVGSTLTYRRFSYKDNVDLVEFKSLTEEEIEDVLRTIFGVSLERKLVPKHGDRFFTI, from the coding sequence ATGGACATTGAAGCATACTTTGAAAGAATTGGTTATCAGAACTCCAGGAGCAAACTGGACTTGGAAACATTAACTGAAATCCTTCAGCACCAGATACGGACTATTCCCTTTGAGAACTTGAACATCCATTGTGGAGAATCCATGGAACTGAGTTTAGAAGCCATCTTTGATCAAATtgtgaggaagaagagaggtggATGGTGTCTCCAGGTTAATCATCTGCTGTACTGGGCTCTGACCAAAATGGGCTTTGAAACCACAATGTTGGGAGGATATGTCTTTAACACTCCAGCCAATAAGTATAGCACTGGCATGATTCACCTTCTAGTTCAGGTCACCATCAGTGGAAAGGACTACATTGTTGATGCTGGGTTTGGACGTTCCTACCAGATGTGGGAGCCTCTGGAATTAGCATCTGGAAAGGATCAGCCTCAGGTGCCTGCCATCTTCCGTTTGACAGAGGAGAATGGAACTTGGTACTTGGACCAAATCAGAAGAGAGCAGTATGTTCCAAACCAAGAATTTGTTAACTCAGACCTCCTTGAAAAGAACAAATATCGAAAAATCTATTCCTTTACGCTTGAGCCCCGAACTATTGAAGATTTTGAGTCCATGAATATCTACCTTCAGACATCACCAGCATCTGTATTTACTAGCAAATCATTTTGTTCCCTGCAGACCCCAGAAGGGGTTCATTGTTTGGTTGGCTCTACCCTCACTTATAGAAGATTTAGTTACAAGGACAATGTAGATCTTGTAGAGTTTAAGAGTCTGACTGAGGAAGAGATAGAAGATGTACTGAGAACTATATTTGGGGTTTCTTTAGAGAGAAAACTTGTGCCTAAACATGGTGATCGATTTTTTAccatttaa